From a region of the Oryza sativa Japonica Group chromosome 6, ASM3414082v1 genome:
- the LOC4341087 gene encoding transposon Tf2-1 polyprotein, producing MPRGPRVEDPVLEEVQPWETAVDELRLSMMDLQRKVEEDHKLVQEQLQNQAVQAQVYKDEVMQNLLSIQQMLGGTTSCMGQEIKGTPKTPGFAQSVVGGGKAVDTNAASTSRHPLFDYRNLSCPMTTQAIETTDLPPTVFTPKPVSTPPSEWNTSVYFTTPTVPPPIPPVPPPPPNQNNLPQNQNYNPYNMNYQYTPFYYPPYPPYNTPWNLPQYNYPPPSHTPPNQPFLPQNWDRRFGPYHDPNGRERTQYAENAHRRSKHVDFPIFDGECPESWIRKAEKYFALNQTPEEEKVLVAEIYITGRADQWISSSDVLTEQLTWPEFKSMICQRFAAKSNIEVIDTFRNLKQYGSVDVYIDKFEEVMALVKRNRPNLTEQYFLDYFISGLKDHIKRPLKSLHIQSLVDAYEHARNYDVPPRSSPTVAVSQSKEMPKLPVKPALKDDKPSPFTAPKSFGRCFKCQEPWVPGHGRVCKATKQIYLVTLDDDGEEMPDNAAAQFTTPPGSPAHEATTHTDLSLHALEGTNSVATTFTIHVCIGKMSATALIDSGSTSTFISPKFVSKAGLEIVNNDPIPVKVANGGTLYTGARCVDVPYMIQQHQFISTFRLLNLKGYDIVLGCDWIYHHSPLTLNLKTRELTIHKDGLLELTLPDIKPVALPPQRDCDHTIPLIPGAKPVNVRPYRLPYQKKNALEELVQQLLTSQTIQPSMSPYSSPAILVKKKDGTWRLCVDYRQLNASTIKNKYPIPVIEDLLDELQGAQIFSKIDLRSGYHQIRMHAADVHKTAFSTHLGHFEYLVMPFGLTNAPATFQALMNKILAPYLRKFVLVFFDDILIYSKSATEHAQHLSLVLQLLRHHQLFAKPSKCVFGQDQVEYLGYIISSSGVATDPVKVQAVQNWPTPTSITELRGFLGLAGYYRRFIKNFGIICRPMFDALKKNNFHWQEVQQQAFDAIKLQLAQAPVLAMPDFSLPFILEADASGHGIGAVLMQNGRPLAYLSKAIGPKAAALSTYDKEALAILEALKKWKHYFLGTSLIIRTDQASLKYINEQRITEGVQHKLLIKLLSYDYKIEYKKGQENKAADALSRMQQLNALTTTVIVPQWITEVAASYSTDPKCHELESHLHIAPQSHPPYTLKGGILRYKDHIVVGAGNTLREQLLVSFHDSALGGHSGERATYQRMKQLFYWPGMKLAVTQFVKACPVCQKNKTEHNMPAGLLQPLPLPEMAWSHITMDFVEGLPKSEGKDVIWVIVDRFTKYAHFIPLSHPFTADQILTQFLEHFYKLHGLPTVIVSDRDRIFTSSTWKEVFEKAGVKLHFSSAYHPQTDGQSERVNQCLENYLRCMTSSKPRKWKALLPHAEWWYNTTFHTSLGMSPYQALHGIKPPLLAELLLPGSLLEGERNKQEAKAALLETIKSHLVKAQARMKYFADQHRQERTLEVGDMVYLKMQPYRHNSLGLHSSLKLHSRYYGPFRVLERIGSVAYKLLLPVTSQIHHVFHVSQLKKHLGSRAVPEQGLPLIDAEGRILSTPLAVLDRRLIPRNNEPVVQWKIHWANLPESAATWEDAAFITKVFPSFTP from the exons ATGCCTAGAGGGCCCCGAGTGGAGGATCCAGTACTGGAGGAGGTACAGCCATGGGAGACAGCGGTGGATGAGCTTAGGCTAAGCATGATGGATTTGCAAAGGAAGGTGGAAGAAGACCACAAGCTGGTCCAGGAGCAGCTTCAGAACCAGGCGGTTCAGGCTCAGGTATACAAGGATGAGGTTATGCAAAACTTGTTGTCAATTCAACAGATGTTAGGTGGGACAACTAGTTGCATGGGGCAGGAAATCAAGGGCACACCGAAAACACCTGGCTTTGCACAATCTGTCGTAGGAGGGGGAAAAGCAGTGGACACTAATGCAGCAAGTACCAGCAGACATCCTCTTTTCGATTATAGAAACCTTAGTTGCCCAATGACCACCCAAGCCATAGAAACCACAGACCTACCACCAACTGTTTTTACTCCCAAACCTGTCTCCACCCCTCCATCTGAATGGAATACCTCGGTTTACTTCACTACACCAACAGTTCCACCACCAATTCCACCAgtaccaccacctccacctaaCCAAAACAATTTACCTCAAAACCAAAATTACAATCCTTACAATATGAACTACCAGTATACACCATTCTATTACCCTCCCTACCCTCCCTATAACACACCTTGGAACCTTCCACAGTACAACTACCCACCACCATCCCATACACCACCTAACCAACCGTTTCTTCCCCAAAATTGGGATCGTCGATTTGGGCCCTACCACGATCCTAATGGCCGAGAAAGAACCCAGTATGCTGAGAATGCTCATAGACGATCAAAGCATGTTGATTTCCCCATTTTCGATGGTGAATGCCCTGAATCTTGGATAAGGAAGGCTGAAAAGTATTTTGCTTTGAATCAAACTCCTGAAGAAGAAAAAGTCCTAGTGGCTGAAATCTATATCACAGGTCGTGCTGATCAGTGGATCTCGAGTTCTGATGTTCTCACTGAACAACTAACTTGGCCTGAATTTAAGTCCATGATTTGCCAACGCTTTGCTGCTAAGTCCAACATTGAAGTCATTGATACTTTTCGAAATCTGAAACAGTATGGTTCTGTTGATGTTTATATCGACAAATTTGAAGAAGTTATGGCTCTAGTGAAACGAAATAGGCCCAACCTAACTGAGCAGTACTTTTTGGATTACTTTATCTCTGGCCTTAAGGATCATATCAAAAGACCACTGAAATCTTTACACATTCAGTCCTTGGTTGATGCTTATGAACATGCAAGAAATTATGATGTGCCTCCTCGAAGCAGTCCCACTGTGGCAGTATCTCAGAGTAAGGAGATGCCTAAATTACCGGTTAAACCGGCATTGAAGGATGACAAGCCATCACCTTTTACAGCACCAAAGTCGTTTGGCAGATGCTTCAAGTGCCAAGAGCCTTGGGTACCTGGACATGGTCGAGTTTGTAAGGCCACTAAACAAATTTATTTGGTAACCTtagatgatgatggagaagaaatGCCTGATAATGCTGCGGCCCAGTTTACTACACCACCAGGTAGTCCTGCTCATGAGGCTACTACCCATACAGACTTGTCTTTGCATGCTCTCGAGGGAACCAATTCTGTTGCTACAACTTTTACTATCCATGTGTGCATTGGGAAGATGTCTGCTACTGCTTTGATTGATAGTGGCAGCACCTCAACTTTCATTTCTCCCAAATTTGTCAGTAAGGCTGGCTTGGAGATTGTTAACAATGACCCTATTCCTGTTAAGGTAGCAAATGGAGGCACTTTATATACTGGTGCTAGGTGTGTTGATGTACCTTATATGATTCAGCAGCACCAATTCATATCTACATTCAGACTTCTTAATCTGAAAGGCTATGATATCGTCCTTGGGTGCGATTGGATTTATCACCATAGTCCATTGACACTCAACCTGAAGACCAGGGAATTAACCATTCATAAAGATGGACTGCTGGAATTGACATTACCTGACATCA AACCAGTGGCACTCCCTCCTCAACGTGACTGTGATCACACAATTCCCTTGATACCAGGAGCTAAACCAGTAAATGTCCGACCTTATAGACTGCCATATCAGAAGAAAAATGCTCTTGAGGAGTTGGTTCAGCAGTTGCTTACCTCCCAAACCATTCAGCCCAGCATGAGTCCATATTCTTCTCCAGCTATATTGGTTAAAAAGAAAGATGGCACATGGCGTTTGTGTGTTGACTATAGACAACTTAATGCTTCCACAATTAAGAACAAATACCCCATTCCTGTCATTGAGGATCTCTTGGATGAGTTGCAGGGAGCTCAAATTTTTTCCAAAATCGATCTCAGGTCTGGGTACCACCAAATTCGCATGCATGCAGCTGATGTTCATAAAACAGCTTTTAGCACTCATTTGGGCCATTTTGAATACTTGGTGATGCCTTTTGGATTAACTAATGCGCCAGCCACATTTCAAGCACTCATGAACAAGATATTAGCACCCTATCTCCGCAAATTCGTGTTAGTTTTCTTTGATGATATTCTCATATATAGCAAGTCAGCCACCGAACATGCGCAGCATTTGAGCCTAGTACTACAGTTACTGAGACATCACCAGTTATTCGCCAAACCAAGTAAATGTGTCTTTGGGCAAGATCAAGTGGAATATTTGGGGTATATTATTAGCTCCTCAGGAGTTGCTACTGACCCTGTTAAGGTGCAAGCAGTTCAAAACTGGCCTACTCCTACTTCTATCACTGAACTAAGGGGTTTTCTAGGTTTAGCTGGCTACTACCGAAGATTCATTAAAAACTTTGGTATCATCTGCCGGCCTATGTTTGATGCTCTGAAAAAGAACAACTTCCATTGGCAAGAAGTTCAGCAACAAGCCTTCGATGCCATTAAGCTTCAGTTAGCTCAAGCACCTGTTTTGGCCATGCCAGATTTCTCCCTTCCATTTATTTTGGAAGCCGATGCTAGTGGACATGGGATCGGAGCAGTTTTAATGCAAAATGGTCGACCACTTGCTTATCTCAGCAAAGCAATAGGACCCAAAGCTGCTGCCCTCTCCACCTATGATAAGGAAGCCCTAGCTATCTTGGAAGCTCTAAAGAAATGGAAACATTACTTTTTAGGCACTTCTCTCATTATCAGAACAGATCAAGCTAGCTTGAAATACATTAATGAGCAGCGAATCACTGAAGGTGTCCAGCACAAATTACTTATCAAGTTGTTAAGCTATGACTATAAAATTGAATACAAAAAGGGCCAAGAGAACAAAGCTGCAGATGCGCTGTCCAGAATGCAGCAGCTTAATGCTTTAACTACTACTGTCATTGTTCCCCAGTGGATAACTGAAGTGGCTGCTAGTTACAGTACTGACCCAAAATGCCACGAATTGGAATCTCACCTGCACATTGCACCGCAATCTCACCCTCCTTATACTTTGAAAGGAGGCATTCTCAGATACAAAGATCATATTGTAGTTGGGGCCGGCAACACACTACGAGAGCAATTATTAGTTTCTTTTCATGACTCAGCTCTAGGAGGTCATTCTGGTGAAAGAGCAACTTATCAGAGGATGAAACAACTGTTCTATTGGCCTGGTATGAAACTTGCTGTCACTCAATTTGTCAAAGCTTGCCCTGTCTGCCAAAAGAACAAGACTGAACATAACATGCCAGCTGGGTTACTTCAACCTCTCCCTCTTCCTGAAATGGCTTGGTCTCACATTACAATGGATTTTGTCGAAGGCTTACCCAAGTCTGAAGGCAAGGATGTGATCTGGGTTATTGTTGATAGGTTCACCAAATATGCACACTTCATTCCTCTTAGCCATCCTTTCACTGCCGACCAAATTCTTACTCAATTCTTGGAGCACTTTTACAAATTACATGGCTTGCCGACAGTGATTGTGAGTGACAGAGATCGCATCTTCACTAGTTCCACCTGGAAAGAAGTTTTTGAAAAGGCTGGCGTCAAACTCCACTTCAGCAGCGcttatcacccgcaaactgatggtcaatCGGAGCGAGTTAATCAATGCTTGGAAAATTATCTTCGCTGCATGACATCGTCCAAACCCAGGAAATGGAAAGCTCTTCTACCTCATGCTGAATGGTGGTACAATACAACCTTCCATACATCTCTGGGCATGTCACCATATCAGGCCCTACATGGCATTAAACCACCCCTGTTGGCTGAATTACTCCTACCTGGTTCCTTATTGGAAGGTGAACGTAACAAACAGGAAGCCAAAGCTGCTCTGTTGGAGACAATAAAATCTCATCTTGTCAAGGCTCAAGCCCGTATGAAATACTTTGCCGATCAACATCGCCAAGAACGCACACTTGAAGTTGGCGATATGGTCTACCTTAAAATGCAACCATATCGACATAATTCACTGGGTCTTCATTCTTCCTTGAAACTTCACTCCAGGTACTATGGGCCATTCAGAGTTCTGGAGCGCATTGGTTCAGTTGCTTACAAGCTTTTGCTACCTGTTACTAGCCAAATACATCATGTCTTCCATGTCAGCCAGTTAAAGAAACATCTGGGCTCTCGTGCTGTCCCTGAACAAGGTCTTCCTTTGATTGATGCTGAGGGCAGGATTCTCTCTACCCCATTGGCAGTGCTCGATCGTCGCCTTATACCTAGAAACAATGAACCAGTGGTGCAGTGGAAAATTCATTGGGCTAACCTACCAGAATCAGCTGCAACCTGGGAGGATGCTGCGTTTATTACCAAAGTATTTCCTTCTTTCACTCCATGA
- the LOC4341085 gene encoding F-box/FBD/LRR-repeat protein At1g13570: MESMETNALQVLGLDDNMRMVTKNVYSSLPDPPVSLHAPLAFAAAAWPPRDGVDRISALPVDILRDILSRLPARDAARTSALSTRWRRLWRSAPLVLADAHLKHTGRAPGPDELDRTGGLLLRAMDGMRDVARMVSSALAAHPGPFRSVHITCTPMDAHRSELALWLQLLAARGVQELVFVNRASKFDTDVPFPATLFRCSSLTRLYIGFLRFPAVATVPRAASFPHLRELGLCSLIMGQRELAFLLDRCPVLENFEIVCHRELLRLRVASHSLRCVEVCMSIVEEITVEHAARLERLMFWETCGTGGVIDNVGGIIDMRTRVKIGHAPNLRVLGFLVPVMHELSIGNTDIRAGTKPTRRTMVPSVQMLGIQLKLFDNNQVRMLPSFLRCFPNVETLYIQSETTLSGNTTGKLNPKLLQETSPIECLQKHIKKVIMREFRMQRSELDFLKFIAGRGQVLEKVVVVLTHTCSSSADRLRASLSTFMASTRLANEDCKLIVYESPFPIDATAWCFQGAFNMSKDPFDVSKCFKDGASCRAD; this comes from the exons ATGGAGTCGATGGAGACCAACGCGCTGCAGGTGCTGGGGCTGGACGACAACATGCGGATGGTCACCAAGAACGTCTACTCCTCGCTCCCCGACCCGCCCGTCTCCCTCCACGCgcccctcgccttcgccgccgcggcgtggcCCCCGCGCGACGGCGTCGATCGCATCAGCGCCCTCCCCGTCGACATCCTCCGCGACATCCTCTCCCGCCTCCCCGCCAGGGACGCCGCGCGCACCTCCGCGCTCTCCACGCGCTGGCGCCGCCTCTGGCGCTCGGCGCCGCTCGTCCTCGCCGACGCCCACCTCAAGCACACCGGGCGCGCTCCCGGGCCCGACGAGCTGGACCGCACTGGCGGCCTCCTGCTCCGCGCCATGGACGGCATGCGCGACGTCGCGCGCATGGTGTCGAGCGCCCTCGCCGCGCACCCGGGCCCCTTCCGCAGCGTCCACATCACGTGCACCCCCATGGACGCGCACCGGAGCGAGCTCGCGCTCTGGCTCCAGCTCCTCGCTGCCAGGGGCGTCCAGGAACTCGTCTTCGTCAACCGCGCCTCCAAGTTCGACACCGATGTGCCCTTCCCTGCCACGCTCTTCAGGTGCAGCTCCCTCACCCGCCTCTACATCGGCTTCTTGAGGTTCccggccgtcgccaccgtccCGCGCGCTgcctccttcccccacctccggGAGCTCGGCCTCTGCTCCCTTATCATGGGTCAGCGGGAGCTCGCCTTCCTGCTCGACAGATGCCCCGTCCTGGAGAATTTCGAGATCGTCTGCCACCGCGAGCTCCTGCGCCTCCGTGTCGCCAGCCACAGCCTGCGGTGCGTCGAGGTGTGCATGTCCATCGTGGAAGAGATCACCGTGGAGCACGCCGCGCGCCTCGAGAGGCTCATGTTCTGGGAAACTTGTGGAACCGGCGGTGTCATCGACAACGTCGGCGGCATCATCGACATGCGCACGAGAGTCAAGATTGGTCATGCACCCAACCTGCGCGTATTGGGATTCTTGGTGCCTGTAATGCACGAGCTGAGCATCGGCAACACCGACATCAGG GCTGGGACCAAGCCGACCCGAAGAACTATGGTCCCGAGTGTTCAGATGCTGGGAATTCAGCTCAAACTCTTTGACAACAATCAAGTCAGGATGTTGCCGAGCTTCCTCAGATGCTTTCCCAATGTCGAGACACTCTACATTCAG TCAGAGACCACTCTTAGTGGCAACACCACCGGCAAGCTCAATCCCAAGTTGTTGCAGGAGACCTCCCCAATTGAGTGCCTCCAGAAGCACATCAAGAAGGTTATCATGCGTGAATTCAGAATGCAAAGAAGCGAGCTTGATTTTCTCAAGTTCATTGCCGGGCGTGGGCAGGTGCTGGAGAAGGTTGTCGTTGTGCTGACACATACCTGTTCATCTTCAGCTGATCGGCTGCGTGCCAGTCTGAGCACTTTCATGGCTTCTACAAGATTGGCCAATGAAGACTGTAAGCTGATTGTCTATGAGAGTCCATTTCCTATAGATGCTACAGCATGGTGCTTCCAGGGGGCATTCAACATGTCAAAGGACCCTTTCGATGTTTCAAAATGCTTCAAGGATGGCGCCTCATGCCGAGCTGATTAG